In Pomacea canaliculata isolate SZHN2017 linkage group LG12, ASM307304v1, whole genome shotgun sequence, a single genomic region encodes these proteins:
- the LOC112576956 gene encoding uncharacterized protein LOC112576956, with amino-acid sequence MTSHDPCNSSSSANQSDQMGPEEADDYNKALAAAVKHYAMDLGIPLVAALGLIGNFMALVVLTKEKLHRSLSKMEISAHIGLIALAVSDLLFCLLVLLVTTLPLKKYYEAGEWLLYYNVVSGGLITVFIICSTWLIVVMAAERYVAVCHPLKARNLITLRRTRAYVITLFVVCPLCTIPVFLETSIETTECPDGRTLYHLGRAPKDSVALRRAVWAFCFDFLPCVALVYFNTCLIWKIHKAKQLREKMAPLQSRASFSSSSVKSGTRWFRWECNKKKSPTSPGAQSGKRKVLVCMDKNGRNVKGVQMHDLLDSSGSHEQSQSNANSADPAREMQLLCKENGNCQLVPSSPRYQLSTTNTSNSRQSRSFKSRRRFSDNALNSVTATLVAVVLTFLILVSPWELLKFGLQHSSIDQNKMDIALNLTNFMQVLNFSFNFVLYCLVNKSFRRTLRSICCYHCEE; translated from the coding sequence ATGACGAGTCACGACCCCTGCAACTCAAGTAGCTCCGCCAACCAGAGTGATCAAATGGGACCCGAGGAGGCAGACGACTACAACAAGGCCCTGGCTGCGGCGGTGAAGCACTATGCCATGGACCTGGGCATCCCGCTGGTAGCCGCCCTGGGCTTGATCGGCAACTTCATGGCCCTGGTGGTTCTGACCAAGGAGAAGCTACACCGCTCTCTGTCCAAGATGGAGATCTCTGCCCACATCGGCCTCATCGCCCTGGCGGTATCGGACTTACTCTTTTGCCTGCTTGTGCTTCTCGTCACCACGCTGCCTCTCAAGAAGTACTACGAGGCTGGCGAATGGCTGTTGTACTACAACGTTGTCTCTGGCGGCCTCATCACCGTATTCATCATCTGCAGCACCTGGCTCATCGTCGTCATGGCCGCCGAGCGCTACGTGGCTGTGTGCCACCCACTCAAGGCGCGCAATCTCATCACTCTTCGGAGAACGCGAGCATATGTCATAACGCTTTTTGTCGTCTGCCCCCTGTGTACCATCCCAGTGTTCTTGGAGACAAGCATCGAAACCACGGAGTGCCCCGACGGCCGCACCTTGTACCACCTTGGCCGTGCCCCGAAGGACAGCGTGGCGCTCCGACGAGCGGTGTGGGCTTTCTGCTTCGATTTCCTGCCGTGCGTGGCGCTCGTCTATTTCAACACTTGTCTCATTTGGAAGATCCACAAGGCCAAACAGCTGCGAGAAAAGATGGCGCCACTCCAGTCCCGCGCCAGCTTCTCGTCCAGCTCTGTGAAATCGGGGACGAGGTGGTTTCGGTGGGAGtgcaacaagaaaaagagcCCTACATCTCCCGGTGCCCAATCGGGCAAAAGAAAGGTCCTGGTATGCATGGACAAGAATGGGCGAAATGTTAAGGGTGTTCAAATGCACGACTTGCTGGATTCGTCCGGGTCGCACGAGCAGTCGCAGTCCAACGCCAACTCCGCCGATCCCGCGCGTGAGATGCAGCTACTGTGCAAAGAGAACGGTAACTGTCAGCTGGTCCCATCTTCGCCGCGTTATCAACTGAGTACGACTAACACCAGTAACAGCCGCCAGTCGCGCTCGTTCAAGTCTCGACGGAGGTTCTCCGACAACGCCCTCAACAGTGTCACCGCTACTCTAGTCGCTGTGGTGCTGACGTTTCTCATTCTTGTGTCACCGTGGGAACTGCTGAAATTTGGACTGCAACACTCTTCCATTGACCAGAACAAAATGGACATCGCCTTAAATCTTACTAACTTCATGCAGGTTCTCaatttttcctttaactttGTTCTGTACTGCCTCGTAAACAAGTCCTTTCGAAGAACTCTGCGTAGTATCTGTTGTTACCACTGCGAAGAATAA